Proteins co-encoded in one Micropterus dolomieu isolate WLL.071019.BEF.003 ecotype Adirondacks linkage group LG19, ASM2129224v1, whole genome shotgun sequence genomic window:
- the tmsb2 gene encoding thymosin beta: MSDKPDMTEIARFDKTKLKKTETKEKNPLPTKETIEQERKGDATP, from the exons ATGTCCGACAAGCCTGACATGACTGAGATCGCTCGTTTTGACAAGACAAAGCTGAAGAAGacagagacaaaagaaaaaaaccctctGCCCACCAAAGAGA CCATTGAGCAAGAGAGGAAAGGCGATGCCACACCTTGA